A stretch of Cellulosilyticum sp. I15G10I2 DNA encodes these proteins:
- a CDS encoding transglutaminase domain-containing protein: MKKSYYMIALLFCIVFFNGVNTIYGHENIVNEIQCDASEYTVQFKSERAMISRDGSEAIPIKSGTKLTKPGTYFLTLFDSKERMKINTFTILPAKDANSWTINREGELEEILKYALSEFKKDITIKFNYGQFSIDQLSDIFNKQINSLLEQYPKLVYEGYTISATLNSKPTVQLKLLYPLKVINTLKTYNLKTERKIIEIINQNITSDMEDYHREIKLFEYIIKHTTYSKILSNNREVINATPISHTMYGGLIDQVAVCDGYAKSLMYLCNAVGIPARFIWGHTSDGVLHAWNLIQIQGAYYHVDATWADQENAQIGSLYQYFNEKDSTMQTTHTWETKLYPKAISEAYTMPYIPIELTNIYRIQKSSEVQMVLAKLIKNSPSQATVILYEDSLNKWNQEKLVRDIVNGLRNNINYVVERKYNCLIISFNKA; this comes from the coding sequence GGTGTTAATACTATCTATGGCCACGAAAACATTGTAAATGAAATACAATGTGATGCATCAGAATATACCGTACAGTTTAAGAGCGAAAGGGCCATGATCAGCCGGGATGGAAGCGAGGCTATTCCTATAAAAAGTGGAACAAAACTAACAAAACCTGGAACCTACTTTTTAACGTTATTTGATAGTAAAGAAAGGATGAAAATTAATACATTTACTATCTTACCTGCTAAGGATGCAAATAGTTGGACAATTAATCGCGAAGGGGAATTGGAAGAAATCCTTAAGTATGCCCTTAGTGAGTTCAAAAAAGATATAACAATCAAATTTAACTATGGGCAATTTTCAATCGATCAGCTAAGTGATATTTTTAATAAACAGATAAATAGTTTGTTAGAACAGTATCCGAAACTTGTTTATGAAGGCTATACGATATCAGCGACACTTAACAGTAAGCCAACAGTACAATTAAAGTTATTATATCCTCTTAAAGTTATAAATACTTTAAAGACATATAATTTAAAAACAGAACGCAAGATTATTGAGATTATTAATCAAAATATAACATCAGATATGGAGGACTATCATAGGGAAATTAAACTTTTTGAATATATTATAAAGCATACAACTTATTCAAAAATCTTATCTAATAATAGGGAAGTTATTAATGCAACCCCCATATCTCATACGATGTATGGCGGGCTTATAGATCAAGTAGCAGTGTGCGATGGATATGCAAAAAGTTTGATGTATCTTTGTAATGCAGTTGGTATACCAGCAAGGTTCATATGGGGACATACCTCAGATGGCGTACTGCATGCATGGAATCTAATCCAAATACAAGGGGCCTATTATCATGTGGATGCTACTTGGGCAGACCAAGAGAATGCGCAAATAGGAAGTTTATATCAGTATTTTAATGAAAAAGACAGTACAATGCAAACTACACATACATGGGAGACTAAACTTTATCCTAAGGCAATCAGTGAAGCCTATACTATGCCATACATACCTATAGAACTAACAAATATTTATCGTATCCAAAAGTCATCAGAGGTCCAAATGGTTCTCGCAAAGCTCATTAAAAATAGTCCTTCACAAGCTACTGTCATTTTATATGAAGACTCTCTCAATAAATGGAATCAGGAGAAGCTTGTACGTGATATTGTAAATGGACTTAGGAATAATATTAATTATGTAGTAGAACGTAAGTATAATTGTTTGATTATATCATTTAATAAAGCCTAA